The following proteins are encoded in a genomic region of Drosophila bipectinata strain 14024-0381.07 chromosome XL, DbipHiC1v2, whole genome shotgun sequence:
- the PsGEF gene encoding uncharacterized protein PsGEF isoform X7, which produces MPTMTRMHRHSSSSAVVEENRGRRRGPGAGDANKENFGVHFMSSPFGNASLIALQDLSNVHGKSPQRRSFSEGSGPRQATPQLAALRSCLPRGGVGVGGGAAALEDSQLSSSRMGDTTLDRMLDAIIESARKEVRYKPNVVATATTTAAPTTTVLPENAEWSETSVHEMEVRTPTHLKRQRVVRRKNPHKTTGPTTGGQRPTSTTTTAQQLEHIPSTKRCLSFSSSSNSSDLEVEEDDEENQQVAKRGSLATPPSHCTTTSSTSSGSSGSSSGATDFGEASPRGSIDLSISYDAKEQKLNVHVIRCRDLQRSHGGNGGSINAYVKVALSGTGSGYGSGSGSGSSGQRDQRTAVHRHSSRPYFDQRFSFPICGGDFKDNDDFKEQSLQLAVWHRDRHLKRSEFLGCSTFPLSELLQPHAGTTAGSYKLQAQGCPPPSHRQSRENQHHNHQSHASVSAASTNPGENPEKAAAAGGGGGEREGEEQENSTEMAAITATPQKAAATTGTGTGSVSVSGSTAAALTLNDEVISISIDGDPSQQAGQQPMRLSKKALHQRDADENLFLRFLELDPPADGNANSTTVGATGDKTANSSSNAKANESNANHLNGSASRRHSTMPNSAGGGGGGAGVGGGSGSGRQTGRTPFTMTKRLTRTEERGFGFSIVWTHPPRVEKVEAGLSADRCGILPGDYVIFVDMHNVVTMPEADVLNLIRSQGSALTLEIFRRSGAGATTISTATTATATAIAAAPPKKIYGLDAGIGIGIGVEEPLLPTSLSTTSTHAQPQGVVSSLQRSASSRVQTAISRPATACSGTTSSIEAAKRRLHLPQVTFSKESIVPITDNRRRFLLQLISREQNFTAALHFGVQRFVQPLVERKDLISPNDHRTLFQNIDELLRIAEDILEQLCSSEQQDQDQPQMNFASRVYLSKTTAICAAYKKYCNGIKRADCVLVNKSRQTGSEFIAFITEPAVPRKRPDLTMFIHRPLQHFREILKLMQLLAGNCHVDTEEHKNFSTVIAELQAAYREITVSSGLMEPLGEGRPLLTLQDLESRMVFTKCKPFTLAVQGRQWIFGGDLSRVEGRSVKPYWTLLFSDIIVFAKVSRDRVLFITEEPIPIANVVDSCFHMRKKTTEFRLTVDPNGRLAESPTGYCAPDLTRTPKRGARRKSLILRAPSLELKAVWQNLLQRQIFLVNAALGSTPLSSPLDSPDVLNTLVPLSDIGLTSASMGSMKLPSLDSIHLKQQQKQQQRSNNSQTAATDRSVDRSHGPHSHSGHSGHAVEQIELLIDEKCRILNKTGTPKSSALHLANWMKGQLDKQQQQARLAAIARSQENVSAEDEQLIFNSDSEQDERITYWTRQQLEKRTKELNLAKENGGLSAKPNFGGKRLSGVEELSMSATSDIYSTTSEAEGVTSQISQSHSTTSDSQITVRSSPIVLDKLAVCRHCHKNCQQSGGGAVRPGGVNTSNSTPVLLCNSLKVQHSQSSPNRCCKLNGLGAGEHGADKGSETRTGARTGTETGTGSMTSMSSSTITGEFSSKVVASSSRRETGDTESDVAQLITDEISISQSEATDDSVGAIPNSSSSAGDSKLRHLEQNTVTATPASPSLPNGHCSGGTGGSPKPLPPPRRTRIVAQMCQEPARPKANQQVKAIVTITETARIMRSSPTKGSSSVGGSPAKYSACHCRCTPEDFTNAQLSPDKMEHQTCKLLESPKQTATTMKQQQEKQEDDQLSLMLIGLAQFAPAAKLCGQDRLAKEEKSLSSSTPTIAVVPPTPDAVLTKTTTHVWDNSGCSSNGTGTATTSTATTTTKQPRQAIIENIPEDSCDESPLDEEPPYRPMSSALRRFGTMSSLEKLPSDDRMDEADELDDDLEPYTSNGHVSPPQNDEDDEEEARSDKALVQNLNDLGGASSSSGILVNGDVLASGAWTNRAGAFVSDKMSFFEESRAFIDKYLGRWNAGDGQQSQQQSHHQPGTASETDEQMDECTSGATSGEEVWGTPTSGGDNDDQDMQLINSENTHSSPTKSSTSLNDDDDTELMMDELLMAPPMTASTIRGLLPRRRLEPLFEEETESDEEKTQQDSDDVKKVVVKLVKL; this is translated from the exons ATGCCAACCATGACGAGAATGCATCGCCACTCCAGCTCCAGTGCCGTGGTGGAGGAGAATCGCGGCCGGAGACGCGGCCCTGGCGCGGGTGATGCCAACAAGGAGAACTTCGGGGTGCACTTTATGAGCAGTCCGTTTGGCAATGCCAGCCTGATTGCCCTCCAGGACCTGAGCAATGTCCATGGCAAGAGCCCGCAACGCAGGAGCTTCAGCGAAGGCAGTGGTCCCCGCCAGGCCACGCCCCAACTGGCGGCACTGAGGAGCTGCCTGCCACGCGGTGGAGTCGGTGTAGGTGGCGGTGCCGCCGCTCTAGAGGACTCGCAGCTCTCGTCCTCTCGAATGGGTGACACCACGCTAGATCGTATGCTAGATGCCATTATTGAATCCGCACGGAAGGAGGTGCGCTACAAGCCGAATGTGGTGGCCACTGCCACAACCACAGCAGCCCCCACCACCACTGTCCTACCCGAGAACGCCGAGTGGAGTGAGACCAGTGTCCACGAAATGGAGGTACGCACTCCCACCCACTTGAAGCGCCAGCGGGTGGTGCGCCGCAAGAATCCCCACAAAACCACCGGTCCCACCACTGGGGGCCAACGtcccaccagcaccaccaccaccgcccaGCAACTGGAGCACATTCCCAGCACGAAGCGGTGCCTGAGCTTCTCCTCCAGCTCCAACTCCAGCGACCTGGAAGTCGAGGAGGATGACGAGGAGAACCAGCAGGTGGCCAAGAGGGGATCCCTGGCCACACCGCCCTCCCACTGCACCACCACGAGCAGCACTAGCAGcggcagcagtggcagcagcagcggggCAACTGACTTTGGAGAAGCCTCGCCAAGGGGCAGCATCGATCTGAGCATTTCTTACGACGCCAAGGAGCAGAAACTGAATGTACATG TGATTCGCTGTCGGGACTTGCAACGTTCCCATGGCGGCAACGGTGGCAGCATCAATGCCTACGTTAAGGTGGCTCTGTCCGGTACAGGATCCGGCTATGGATCCGGTTCGGGTTCGGGATCGAGTGGCCAGCGCGACCAGCGCACCGCTGTTCATCGGCACTCGAGTCGTCCCTATTTTGACCAGCGCTTCAGCTTCCCGATTTGCGGTGGCGATTTCAAGGATAACGACGATTTCAAGGAGCAGAGCCTTCAGCTGGCAGTGTGGCACCGAGATCGCCATTTAAA ACGCAGCGAATTTTTGGGCTGCAGCACTTTCCCATTGAGCGAACTACTGCAGCCGCACGCCGGCACCACGGCCGGATCCTACAAGCTGCAGGCGCAGGGATGTCCACCGCCTAGCCACCGCCAGAGTCGCGAGAACCAGCACCACAATCACCAGAGTCACGCATCCGTATCCGCGGCGAGCACTAATCCCGGAGAGAATCCGGagaaggcagcagcagcaggaggaggaggaggagaacgCGAGGGTGAGGAGCAAGAGAATAGCACGGAAATGGCTGCCATTACAGCAACGCCACAAAAGGCAGCGGCCACCACCGGAACTGGCACTGGATCTGTATCCGTTTCCGGATCCACAGCCGCCGCCCTGACCCTCAACGATGAGGTGATCAGCATTAGCATCGATGGAGATCCCAGCCAGCAGGCCGGCCAGCAACCGATGCGACTCAGCAAGAAGGCCCTCCACCAGCGCGACGCCGACGAGAATCTCTTCCTGAGATTCCTGGAACTCGATCCGCCGGCGGACGGGAATGCCAACAGTACGACTGTGGGCGCCACCGGCGACAAGACGGCCAACTCGTCCTCGAACGCCAAGGCCAACGAGAGCAATGCCAACCACTTGAACGGCTCCGCCAGTCGACGACACTCCACCATGCCGAACAGTGCTggtggcggcggaggaggagcaggagtgGGAGGAGGCAGTGGCTCCGGAAGGCAAACCGGAAGGACACCCTTCACGATGACCAAACGACTGACCAGAACCGAGGAGCGGGGCTTCGGGTTCTCGATCGTTTGGACCCATCCGCCCCGGGTGGAGAAGGTGGAGGCAGGCCTCTCGGCGGACCGGTGCGGCATCCTGCCCGGCGACTATGTGATCTTTGTGGACATGCACAATGTGGTCACGATGCCCGAGGCTGATGTTCTGAACTTGATACGATCGCAGGGCTCGGCCTTGACGTTGGAGATTTTCAGAAGGTCAGGCGCGGGCGCCACCACAATCTCGACGgccaccaccgccaccgccacagCCATCGCTGCTGCTCCCCCCAAGAAGATCTACGGCCTGGATGCCGGCATAGGCATTGGCATCGGTGTGGAGGAGCCACTGTTGCCCACCAGCTTGAGCACCACCAGCACCCACGCCCAACCCCAGGGCGTTGTCTCCAGTCTGCAGAGGAGTGCCAGTTCCCGCGTCCAGACGGCCATCAGTCGTCCGGCCACCGCCTGCTCGGGCACCACGTCCTCCATCGAGGCCGCCAAGCGGCGGCTGCACCTGCCCCAGGTCACCTTCAGCAAGGAG TCCATTGTGCCCATCACGGACAATCGGAGGCGTTTCCTGCTCCAGCTGATCAGCCGGGAGCAGAACTTCACGGCCGCCCTGCACTTTGGCGTCCAGCGCTTCGTCCAGCCCTTGGTGGAGCGCAAGGACCTCATCTCGCCGAACGACCATCGCACCCTGTTCCAGAACATTGACGAGCTGCTGCGCATCGCCGAGGACATCCTGGAGCAACTGTGCAGCAGCGAGCaacaggaccaggaccagccCCAGATGAACTTCGCCTCGCGGGTCTATCTCTCGAAGACCACGGCGATCTGTGCCGCCTACAAGAAGTACTGCAACGGCATCAAGCGGGCGGACTGTGTCCTGGTGAACAAGTCCCGGCAGACGGGCTCCGAGTTCATTGCCTTCATCACGGAGCCGGCGGTGCCAAGGAAGAGGCCCGATCTCACCATGTTCATCCACCGGCCGCTGCAGCACTTCCGGGAGATCCTCAAGCTGATGCAGCTCCTGGCCGGCAACTGTCACGTTGACACCGAGGAGCACAAGAACTTCAGCACGGTGATTGCCGAGCTCCAAGCCGCCTACAGAGAGATCACCGTGAGCAGTGGGCTGATGGAGCCCCTGGGCGAGGGCCGGCCGCTCCTAACGCTGCAGGACCTGGAGTCGCGAATGGTCTTCACCAAGTGCAAGCCCTTCACGCTGGCCGTGCAGGGCCGCCAGTGGATCTTCGGCGGGGACTTGTCCCGCGTCGAGGGTCGCTCGGTGAAGCCCTACTGGACGCTGCTCTTCAGCGACATCATTGTCTTTGCGAAGGTCAGTCGGGATCGGGTGCTCTTCATCACCGAGGAGCCCATACCCATTGCCAATGTGGTGGACTCCTGCTTCCACATGCGCAAGAAGA CCACCGAGTTCCGTCTGACGGTGGATCCCAATGGCCGTCTGGCCGAGAGCCCCACGGGCTACTGTGCCCCGGATCTCACCCGCACCCCCAAGAGAGGAGCCCGCCGGAAGAGCCTCATCCTGAGAGCTCCCTCCCTGGAGCTAAAGGCTGTTTGGCAGAACCTGCTGCAGCGTCAAAT ATTTCTTGTGAATGCCGCCCTGGGATCGACACCTCTATCCAGTCCGCTGGACTCACCAGACGTCCTGAACACCCTCGTGCCCCTGAGCGACATCGGCCTGACCTCCGCCTCGATGGGATCGATGAAGCTGCCGTCGCTGGACAGCATCCACctgaagcagcagcagaaacagcAG CAGCGCAGCAATAATTCCCAAACAGCGGCCACCGATCGATCCGTGGATCGATCCCATGGCCCGCACTCCCACAGCGGCCACAGCGGCCATGCCGTGGAGCAGATCGAGCTGCTGATCGACGAAAAGTGCCGCATCTTAAACAAGACCGGCACCCCCAAGTCGAGTGCCCTCCACCTGGCCAACTGGATGAAGGGCCAGCTGgacaaacagcagcagcaggcccgACTGGCGGCCATTGCCCGCTCCCAGGAGAATGTCAGTGCCGAGGACGAGCAGCTGATATTCAACAGCGACAGCGAGCAGGACGAAAGGATCACCTACTGGACGCGCCAGCAGCTGGAGAAGCGCACCAAGGAGCTCAACCTGGCCAAGGAGAACGGCGGCCTCTCCGCCAAGCCAAACTTTGGTGGGAAGCGCCTCAGCGGCGTTGAGGAGCTCAGCATGAGCGCCACCTCGGACATATATTCCACCACGTCGGAGGCGGAGGGTGTGACGAGCCAGATCAGCCAGTCGCACAGCACAACGTCGGACAGTCAG ATCACCGTACGCTCCAGTCCCATTGTCCTGGACAAGCTGGCCGTGTGCCGGCACTGCCACAAGAACTGCCAACAAAGCGGCGGTGGTGCAGTGCGTCCTGGCGGCGTGAATACGTCCAACTCCACACCCGTGCTCCTCTGCAACTCCCTGAAGGTCCAGCACAGCCAGTCCTCCCCAAATCGATGCTGTAAGCTGAACGGCCTGGGAGCTGGGGAGCATGGCGCCGATAAAGGATCAGAGACACGAACTGGCGCCAGAACGGGAACGGAGACTGGGACGGGCAGCATGACCAGCATGTCCAGTAGCACAATAACCGGGGAGTTCTCCTCCAAGGTAGTGGCTAGCAGCAGTCGCCGGGAGACCGGCGACACGGAGAGCGATGTCGCCCAACTGATCACCGACGAAATCTCGATTTCCCAATCAGAGGCGACGGATGACAGTGTTGGGGCGATCccgaacagcagcagcagtgccGGCGACTCCAAACTACGTCATCTAGAACAGAATACAGTCACAGCCACCCCAGCCAGTCCGTCCCTGCCCAATGGTCACTGTAGTGGGGGAACTGGTGGTTCGCCCAAGCCACTGCCACCGCCCCGTCGCACCCGAATCGTGGCCCAGATGTGCCAGGAACCGGCCCGGCCCAAGGCCAATCAGCAGGTGAAGGCCATTGTCACCATAACGGAGACGGCCCGCATCATGCGGAGCAGTCCCACCAAGGGATCCAGCTCCGTGGGCGGATCACCGGCCAAGTACTCGGCCTGCCACTGTCGCTGCACCCCAGAGGACTTCACGAACGCCCAGCTCTCGCCGGACAAGATGGAGCACCAGACCTGCAAGCTCCTCGAATCGCCCAAGCAAACGGCCACCACCatgaagcagcagcaggagaagCAGGAGGACGACCAGCTGTCCCTGATGCTCATCGGCCTGGCCCAGTTCGCGCCGGCGGCCAAGCTGTGCGGCCAGGACCGGCTGGCCAAGGAGGAGAAGAGCCTGAGCAGCAGCACGCCCACCATTGCGGTGGTGCCGCCCACTCCCGACGCCGTGCTCACGAAAACCACCACCCACGTGTGGGACAATAGCGGCTGCTCCTCGAACGGCACCGGCACGGCCACCACTAGCACCGCCACCACGACCACCAAGCAGCCACGGCAGGCCATCATCGAAAACATACCCGAGGACTCCTGCGACGAATCGCCCCTCGACGAAGAGCCCCCCTACCGACCCATGAGCAGTGCCCTGCGGCGCTTCGGCACGATGTCCAGCCTGGAGAAGCTGCCCTCCGACGATCGGATGGACGAGGCCGACGAGCTGGACGACGACCTGGAGCCCTACACCTCGAACGGGCATGTATCTCCGCCGCAGAacgacgaggacgacgaggaggaggccCGATCGGACAAGGCTCTGGTGCAGAACCTAAACGACCTGGGAGGGGCCAGTTCCTCGTCGGGTATCCTCGTCAATGGCGATGTCCTGGCCAGCGGGGCCTGGACCAACCGGGCCGGGGCCTTCGTCTCCGACAAAATGTCCTTCTTCGAGGAGTCGCGGGCCTTCATCGACAAGTACTTGGGCCGATGGAATGCCGGGGATGGGCAGCAGTCGCAGCAGCAGTCCCACCACCAGCCCGGCACCGCCTCGGAGACGGACGAGCAGATGGACGAGTGCACCTCGGGCGCCACCAGCGGCGAGGAGGTTTGGGGCACACCCACCAGCGGCGGGGACAACGACGACCAGGACATGCAGCTGATCAACTCGGAGAACACACACTCG TCGCCCACCAAGTCGAGCACCTCGCTGAACGATGACGATGACACGGAACTGATGATGGACGAACTACTGATGGCGCCACCGATGACGGCCAGCACGATCCGAGGACTGCTGCCACG ACGTCGACTTGAGCCATTATTCGAGGAAGAGACGGAGAGCGACGAAGAGAAGACTCAGCAGGATAGCGATGACGTCAAAAAG GTCGTAGTGAAATTAGTGAAGCTTTAG